The following proteins are co-located in the Microbulbifer sp. VAAF005 genome:
- a CDS encoding SUMF1/EgtB/PvdO family nonheme iron enzyme — protein sequence MNIAPRYLPGLELGPGRYDVEVSKPGFSKVRQWIVLEDKDLEVTFKLERAYFIGKRFQSKLSSGGLGPKMVAIEAGSFTMGNNQRRLASPAHRVHVKQDFAISIFEVTFTEYDRFAEATGSAKPSDAGWGRGDRPVINVTWQDAQRYVGWLSKETGKHYRLASEAEWEYAAKGGNSHQYWWASSDARGKANCRRGCFSEFTKLFSTSTAPVGHYQANPFGLFDTAGNVAEWVEDCYQAGYTPTKTTSTPVKISGCQLHTVRGGSMRDSSNKISSDYRKGLNETARAKDVGIRVVMELDQ from the coding sequence ATGAATATAGCCCCGCGCTACCTACCAGGCCTAGAATTGGGCCCCGGGAGATATGATGTAGAGGTGAGTAAGCCAGGCTTCAGCAAGGTTCGTCAATGGATCGTGCTTGAAGATAAAGACCTGGAAGTGACTTTCAAGCTGGAGCGAGCCTACTTTATTGGCAAGAGATTCCAGTCCAAGTTGTCCTCAGGTGGACTGGGTCCGAAAATGGTCGCTATCGAAGCCGGTAGTTTTACTATGGGCAACAACCAGCGGCGCTTAGCCAGCCCCGCGCACAGGGTACACGTGAAGCAGGACTTTGCCATATCCATCTTTGAAGTCACTTTTACAGAATACGATCGTTTTGCAGAGGCCACTGGCAGTGCCAAGCCAAGCGATGCCGGCTGGGGACGCGGCGATAGACCAGTTATTAATGTAACCTGGCAGGATGCACAGAGGTACGTAGGTTGGCTATCAAAAGAAACGGGCAAGCATTACCGATTGGCCAGCGAAGCCGAATGGGAGTACGCCGCCAAAGGTGGCAATTCACATCAATACTGGTGGGCTTCCAGCGATGCCCGGGGCAAAGCCAATTGTCGCAGAGGTTGCTTTAGCGAATTCACAAAGCTGTTCAGCACCAGTACAGCTCCAGTAGGGCACTATCAGGCGAATCCGTTTGGCCTTTTTGACACAGCAGGGAACGTGGCTGAGTGGGTGGAAGACTGCTACCAAGCTGGATACACCCCTACAAAAACCACATCGACACCAGTAAAAATTAGCGGCTGCCAGCTTCACACTGTAAGAGGTGGATCGATGCGAGACAGTTCTAACAAGATATCTTCTGACTATAGAAAAGGCCTAAATGAAACAGCCCGTGCCAAGGATGTTGGGATACGTGTTGTGATGGAACTTGATCAATAA
- a CDS encoding serine/threonine-protein kinase, producing the protein MEVVNSGTSSLQIPGYRILKKINQGGMSSVYLAVQRSVGRQVALKVMSPVLNADPIFSERFQREANIVGQLSHPNIVGIHDIGRYRSLNYIAMDYMPGGSVAEQLGKGGLEPLEALNVVRQIAMALDHSHSKGYVHRDLKPENILFREDGSAVLSDFGVARAIARTTRMTNSGMVVGTPHYMSPEQARGAAVDGRADLYSLGVVFYEMLTGAVPYQADEAVAIAIKHLTDPVPRLPARHALYQPLLDRFLAKDPDKRFQRGLDIADAADDLVAALAGKPANQISQLNNSTLKTSSLAKALILTIYGSVTDRLNKITTSWQGTATPEQPARKEQDTVVRLRQFLAEPTKHRRPWLVSSLVALSLTTTWSLYSIIDHKAGWRLGVPVLDSASDFTAVSLLGSKEEDSSAIPDTGVEPALITSEVNHSGSQEQTAQVSPLSYRLPKPGKFLLITRHLLQ; encoded by the coding sequence ATGGAAGTCGTCAATAGCGGTACTTCGTCACTGCAAATACCAGGCTATCGTATCCTGAAGAAAATCAATCAAGGCGGAATGTCCTCGGTTTACCTGGCTGTACAGCGTAGTGTTGGCCGACAGGTAGCCCTGAAAGTTATGTCGCCGGTATTAAATGCCGACCCAATCTTCAGTGAGCGATTTCAGCGAGAAGCGAACATTGTCGGGCAGTTGTCGCACCCCAATATTGTTGGCATCCATGATATTGGACGCTATCGCAGCCTCAACTATATCGCGATGGATTATATGCCCGGCGGCTCAGTTGCCGAGCAGCTGGGCAAAGGTGGACTTGAGCCATTGGAGGCGCTCAACGTAGTGCGCCAGATTGCCATGGCCCTGGATCACTCCCACAGCAAAGGTTATGTGCATCGAGACCTAAAACCAGAAAACATTTTGTTTCGTGAAGATGGGTCGGCCGTACTCAGTGACTTTGGTGTAGCTAGAGCTATCGCAAGAACTACTCGTATGACAAACAGCGGGATGGTTGTAGGGACCCCTCACTACATGAGCCCTGAGCAAGCGCGTGGAGCAGCAGTGGATGGTCGCGCAGACCTTTACAGTCTAGGAGTTGTTTTCTATGAAATGCTTACCGGAGCCGTGCCCTATCAAGCAGATGAAGCCGTCGCTATAGCGATTAAACATCTCACAGACCCGGTGCCAAGACTGCCAGCCCGACATGCACTCTATCAGCCTCTACTCGATCGTTTTCTGGCCAAAGATCCGGACAAGCGCTTTCAGCGCGGACTCGATATTGCCGATGCAGCAGACGATTTAGTCGCGGCACTCGCAGGCAAGCCTGCCAATCAAATCAGTCAGCTGAACAATTCAACCTTAAAAACTTCGAGCCTGGCAAAAGCGCTGATACTGACAATCTATGGCAGTGTGACAGATCGGCTCAATAAAATTACTACCAGCTGGCAGGGAACAGCAACACCAGAGCAACCAGCGCGCAAAGAACAAGACACCGTTGTGCGCCTACGGCAGTTCCTGGCCGAACCGACGAAGCACAGACGCCCCTGGCTAGTGAGTAGTCTGGTGGCCCTTTCCCTCACCACAACTTGGAGCTTGTACAGTATTATTGACCACAAGGCAGGCTGGCGACTTGGTGTACCGGTGCTGGATAGTGCTAGCGATTTTACTGCAGTCTCACTTCTGGGAAGCAAAGAAGAAGATAGCTCTGCAATTCCTGATACAGGTGTTGAACCTGCACTGATAACTTCAGAAGTAAATCACTCTGGCTCACAGGAACAAACCGCACAGGTAAGCCCCCTCTCGTACAGGCTGCCCAAGCCAGGGAAATTCCTTCTAATAACCAGGCACCTGCTCCAATAG
- a CDS encoding protein phosphatase 2C domain-containing protein produces MSEAKVREVSRHSGSVQHSKNATRSAGATHTGYKREQNEDAYWAAEDKGIWVVADGLGGHHAGELASKTVVEEIQKSAETDRHYERALQKAHALLLGDEQTTANMGSTAVVVAEEGDYFHIYWVGDSRAYLWVPGESNGKLTQLTSDHSYVQMLMDSGAINSEEAAIHPNRHVITRCIGGSTNPKLEVDRVSYRWAAGQRLLICSDGLSSEVPAELIAQVLAENSDIHRATELLIAAALDAGGKDNVTVQVIDAPSTAQPFSTISPTYPINESSQTNPTYKKYSPLVLLLAVALVAATAYGLSFLL; encoded by the coding sequence GTGAGTGAAGCCAAAGTACGCGAAGTATCACGGCACAGCGGGTCAGTTCAACATAGCAAAAATGCTACACGCAGTGCTGGCGCCACCCATACCGGCTATAAGCGTGAACAGAACGAAGACGCCTATTGGGCCGCAGAAGACAAAGGCATCTGGGTTGTAGCCGATGGCCTGGGCGGTCACCACGCAGGTGAACTCGCCAGCAAGACCGTTGTTGAGGAAATCCAAAAGTCAGCCGAAACTGACAGGCACTACGAGCGTGCCCTGCAAAAAGCACACGCTCTTTTGCTGGGCGACGAGCAAACCACAGCCAATATGGGTTCCACAGCGGTCGTTGTTGCCGAAGAAGGAGACTACTTCCATATTTACTGGGTAGGTGACAGCCGTGCTTATTTATGGGTCCCAGGGGAGTCAAACGGAAAGCTCACCCAACTTACCAGTGACCACTCCTACGTGCAGATGCTTATGGACTCAGGAGCCATCAACTCTGAAGAAGCCGCTATACATCCAAACCGACATGTAATCACCCGATGCATAGGCGGCAGTACCAATCCCAAGCTAGAAGTTGACAGGGTTTCCTATCGGTGGGCTGCGGGACAGAGGCTACTTATCTGTAGTGACGGACTTAGTTCTGAAGTACCAGCAGAATTAATCGCCCAAGTACTTGCAGAAAACAGTGATATCCATAGAGCTACTGAACTCCTGATCGCAGCAGCTCTTGATGCAGGCGGAAAGGACAACGTCACCGTTCAGGTTATTGATGCCCCATCCACAGCGCAGCCCTTTTCCACTATTTCCCCCACTTATCCAATCAATGAATCCAGCCAGACCAACCCGACATACAAAAAGTACAGCCCTCTTGTCCTCCTTTTAGCAGTCGCTTTAGTTGCCGCAACTGCCTATGGACTTTCATTTTTGCTTTGA
- a CDS encoding FHA domain-containing protein, with product MLKLCDINDLSQSVWLVSPGVTVGRAQSSDLCIADDSVAKSHLKITVDGDVLTLHNLSGAARILLNGQPTGTPCRLKINDQVKVGSRLLQVVDPKVTKLKSDTSKSVTNKGVAWALRANHRAIAGKVFPVKESAVIGRSDECDITFSLSHLSRRHARLEVREGLLFVIDLGSANGTFVNNRKVSESRVRRGDELRFDSLSFSVVGPADDNNRTAVRPALPEFELPSSSSVSGDADTIPYAVQPSLPEEVPGEVDKPKAKSKTWLLIVGLALSVAGYFWGSSLGVFG from the coding sequence ATGCTCAAACTTTGCGATATCAATGATCTCAGCCAAAGTGTTTGGCTGGTATCACCGGGAGTAACTGTGGGGCGGGCACAGAGTAGTGACTTGTGTATAGCGGATGATTCAGTAGCGAAGTCGCACTTGAAAATTACAGTGGATGGGGATGTTCTGACCCTTCACAATTTATCGGGCGCTGCCCGAATACTACTTAACGGCCAGCCAACTGGTACTCCTTGTCGATTAAAAATAAATGATCAGGTCAAAGTGGGTAGCCGTTTACTTCAGGTTGTCGACCCCAAGGTGACTAAGCTTAAGTCTGATACTTCCAAGTCGGTTACGAATAAAGGTGTTGCTTGGGCGCTGCGTGCCAATCACCGGGCAATCGCGGGAAAAGTATTTCCTGTGAAGGAGAGCGCAGTAATAGGGCGCTCCGATGAGTGTGATATTACCTTTTCGCTTTCTCACCTTTCGCGCAGGCACGCCCGTCTCGAGGTAAGGGAGGGCTTACTGTTTGTTATTGATTTAGGTTCAGCAAATGGAACATTTGTCAACAATAGGAAGGTGAGTGAAAGTCGAGTGCGCAGAGGAGATGAACTGAGATTCGACTCTTTGAGTTTCTCGGTGGTCGGTCCTGCTGATGACAATAATCGTACAGCTGTGCGCCCGGCTTTGCCGGAGTTCGAATTGCCCAGCTCTTCCTCTGTCTCTGGAGACGCCGATACAATCCCCTATGCAGTGCAACCCAGTCTGCCTGAGGAGGTGCCTGGGGAAGTCGATAAGCCAAAGGCTAAAAGTAAAACGTGGCTTTTAATAGTGGGGCTTGCGTTGAGTGTTGCGGGATATTTCTGGGGCAGCAGCTTGGGGGTTTTTGGATGA
- a CDS encoding glutaredoxin family protein has translation MSDIKELLLYTTLGCGLCEKAKIEIWPALEKFNLRLREVDIAEDEALMERFSICIPVVGLGDPDDVCGWPFDQVQLQEWLKERL, from the coding sequence ATGAGTGATATAAAAGAGCTTTTACTCTACACCACTTTGGGTTGCGGCTTGTGCGAAAAAGCCAAAATTGAAATTTGGCCTGCCCTGGAAAAATTCAACTTGCGTCTTCGCGAGGTGGATATCGCCGAGGATGAAGCGTTAATGGAGCGCTTTTCTATCTGCATTCCGGTGGTTGGCCTTGGAGACCCCGACGATGTTTGCGGTTGGCCGTTTGACCAGGTGCAATTGCAAGAATGGCTGAAGGAGCGGCTTTAA
- a CDS encoding transglycosylase SLT domain-containing protein, with amino-acid sequence MISELWLVGRSQVEECDPVFARWMKNGGLTQELAWKRHLLAVEEGNLDLARYIARKMTPAQAEKAKLLRSVHRNPQMLLTDTKFAYNPLEYRDIVLHGLHQLAKKDAIKAETAWHRYQASYLFSDAQQEAMFKHLARQFARQDNMQRLQQLVEHHTVTDGRTIEWLARQSLRELNWQQVAFWIDRLPEEKQQLDRWIYWKARSLEELYGTGSSEASSHLYRKAARNRSYYGFLAADTLGQQYSFEHRPAPITPIQVQEMAKRPELQRARELQAIGELFHARREWSYATRAMDHQELLAAGKVASAWGWYHKSIQSVLAADYLDDLELRFPLAFSDIVHDVSKQVGAQSSALEPYLIYAVARQESHFSHDAKSSSGALGLMQLLPSTAKATARRAGVRYRRSWDLLSPNTNIALGSFYLSSLLNRFDNNRFLAAAAYNAGPTRVAGWLKETRKQLPYDVWIETIPFRETRNYVQNVLAYSVIYAYRSGTKLQLLRESEAASRL; translated from the coding sequence TTGATATCAGAACTCTGGCTTGTTGGGCGGTCCCAAGTCGAGGAGTGCGACCCCGTTTTTGCCCGCTGGATGAAAAACGGCGGCTTGACGCAGGAACTCGCTTGGAAGCGGCACCTGCTGGCAGTCGAAGAAGGCAATCTCGATTTGGCACGTTATATCGCCAGAAAAATGACGCCAGCCCAAGCAGAGAAAGCCAAACTTTTACGCTCGGTCCATCGCAACCCACAGATGCTTCTCACTGACACCAAGTTCGCCTACAACCCACTGGAATATCGCGATATCGTGTTGCACGGATTGCACCAATTGGCGAAAAAAGACGCGATCAAAGCTGAAACTGCCTGGCACCGCTATCAGGCCAGCTACTTGTTTTCCGATGCCCAACAAGAAGCCATGTTCAAGCACTTGGCACGTCAATTTGCTCGCCAGGATAATATGCAGCGCTTGCAACAGCTGGTTGAACATCACACAGTGACAGATGGCCGCACCATCGAGTGGCTAGCCAGACAATCCCTACGTGAATTAAATTGGCAACAGGTCGCGTTCTGGATTGACCGCCTACCTGAGGAGAAACAACAACTCGACCGGTGGATATATTGGAAAGCCCGCTCACTGGAAGAACTTTATGGCACAGGAAGCTCTGAAGCCTCCTCCCACCTTTACCGCAAAGCCGCCCGCAATCGCAGTTACTACGGTTTCCTTGCCGCTGATACCTTGGGGCAACAGTACAGCTTTGAGCACCGGCCTGCACCAATCACCCCCATTCAAGTGCAGGAGATGGCAAAGCGCCCCGAACTGCAGAGAGCCCGAGAATTACAAGCGATAGGCGAACTCTTCCATGCCCGAAGGGAATGGAGCTATGCCACAAGAGCTATGGACCACCAGGAATTACTTGCGGCTGGCAAAGTAGCTAGCGCCTGGGGTTGGTACCATAAATCAATCCAGTCAGTGCTTGCGGCTGACTACCTCGACGACTTGGAACTGCGATTCCCTCTCGCCTTTTCCGATATTGTTCACGATGTGAGCAAACAGGTTGGTGCCCAGAGCTCGGCTCTAGAACCATATCTGATTTACGCTGTGGCACGACAAGAGAGCCACTTTAGCCACGATGCAAAATCCAGCTCCGGGGCCCTGGGACTTATGCAATTGCTCCCATCCACGGCAAAAGCTACTGCGCGCAGAGCGGGGGTGCGCTATCGACGCAGCTGGGACCTATTGAGCCCCAACACCAATATTGCACTGGGCAGCTTTTACTTAAGTAGCTTACTTAACCGCTTTGACAATAACCGCTTTCTGGCAGCGGCCGCCTATAATGCCGGGCCAACCCGCGTAGCGGGATGGCTAAAAGAGACCCGAAAACAGCTGCCCTATGATGTGTGGATTGAAACTATTCCATTCAGGGAAACACGGAATTATGTGCAAAATGTGCTCGCCTATTCAGTGATTTACGCTTACCGCAGCGGCACCAAACTGCAACTATTAAGGGAGAGTGAAGCTGCGAGCCGGCTGTAA
- a CDS encoding universal stress protein — MAKYRHILVGLDLSKESSQVLDRAADMAEAFGAELSLLHAIEPLTFAYGGDIPMDLSEVQDQLQSQAKEQLQKAADRLDIPADRQHVILGQPSTEIHRLAKDIEADLIIIGSHGRHGLALLLGSTANGVLHGAKCDVLAIRVHMEDE, encoded by the coding sequence ATGGCGAAATACCGACACATCCTCGTGGGCTTGGACCTGTCAAAAGAGTCTTCCCAGGTGCTTGATAGGGCCGCTGATATGGCTGAGGCATTTGGTGCCGAATTAAGCCTATTACACGCCATTGAGCCCTTAACTTTTGCCTATGGCGGCGACATCCCAATGGACCTCTCCGAGGTACAGGACCAACTACAGTCCCAGGCCAAGGAGCAATTGCAAAAAGCCGCCGATCGGCTGGATATCCCCGCAGATCGCCAGCACGTAATACTCGGCCAGCCATCTACTGAGATTCATCGCTTAGCCAAAGATATCGAAGCCGACTTAATCATTATTGGCAGCCACGGTCGTCACGGCTTAGCGCTATTACTCGGCTCCACCGCTAACGGAGTTCTCCATGGCGCCAAATGCGACGTTCTGGCGATTCGGGTACATATGGAAGACGAATAA
- the topA gene encoding type I DNA topoisomerase has protein sequence MGKSLVIVESPAKAKTINKYLGKDFVVKSSVGHIRDLPTGGGNKQPVDAKERARRAAETRKLSPEAKEAYKRKKNRDQLIKRMGIDPDHEWQAHYEILPGKEKVVSELQKLAEGADHIYLATDLDREGEAIAWHLREAIGGDNDRYRRVVFNEITKSAIQEAFKDPGRLNINRVNAQQARRFLDRIVGYMVSPLLWEKVARGLSAGRVQSVAVRLVVEREREIRAFIPEEYWTLFADTATAKASKLRLEVKKQAGEAFRPTNEELAMSAAKQLQSSEFVVSARDDKPTSSKPSAPFITSTLQQAASNRLGFSVKKTMTLAQRLYEAGHITYMRTDSTNLSKEAVESARDYIAENYGDKYLPESPNSYSSKEGAQEAHEAIRPSDVRIAPNMLSGVERDAERLYNLIWQQFVACQMTPAQFTSSSIVVSAGDFELRARGRVIRFDGFLKVAPPSGKKDEDLVLPDVKVGEKLSLQQLDPKQHFTKPPARFSEAALVKELEKRGIGRPSTYASIISTIQDRGYVRLENRRFYAEKMGDIVTDRLSESFKNLMDYGFTANLEESLDAVADGDKGWKQLLDEFYQDFSGRLEKAQSADAGMRRNTPTDTDIECTKCGRHMQIRTGSTGVFLGCSGYALPPKERCTNTMNLVSGDEAVDADKDEEAESRLLREKRRCGKCGTAMDSYLLDEQRKLHICGNNPDCNGYEIEQGTFKIKGYDGPIIECDKCGSDMQLKSGRFGKYFGCTNEDCKNTRKLLKNGQPAPPKMDPVPMPELACIKVEDHYILRDGASGLFLAASQFPKNRETRAPLVKELLPHQSEIDPKYSFLFSAPTQDDSGRDTVVRFSRKTQEQYVQSEEEGKATGWRAFYRDGGWKVEASTKSTAAKRKKPAAKKTAAKK, from the coding sequence ATGGGTAAATCACTGGTCATCGTCGAATCACCGGCCAAAGCGAAAACCATCAATAAATATCTCGGCAAGGACTTTGTTGTGAAGTCCAGTGTCGGCCATATTCGCGATTTGCCCACAGGTGGGGGCAATAAACAGCCGGTTGACGCAAAGGAGCGCGCCCGTCGTGCAGCGGAAACACGCAAGCTTTCCCCCGAGGCGAAAGAGGCTTACAAGCGGAAGAAAAACCGCGATCAGCTGATTAAGCGTATGGGGATCGACCCGGATCACGAGTGGCAAGCCCACTACGAGATATTGCCGGGTAAAGAGAAAGTGGTGAGTGAGTTACAAAAACTCGCCGAAGGCGCCGATCATATCTACCTCGCAACGGACTTGGATCGCGAGGGAGAGGCAATTGCCTGGCATTTGCGTGAAGCAATTGGTGGCGATAACGATCGCTACCGCCGGGTAGTGTTTAATGAAATTACCAAGTCTGCGATTCAGGAGGCCTTTAAAGATCCCGGCCGCCTGAATATTAATCGGGTAAACGCCCAGCAAGCGCGCCGTTTCCTCGATCGAATCGTTGGCTATATGGTATCCCCTCTACTGTGGGAAAAAGTGGCCAGGGGCTTGTCTGCGGGACGTGTGCAATCTGTTGCGGTCCGCCTCGTAGTTGAGCGGGAGCGGGAGATTCGCGCGTTTATCCCGGAAGAGTACTGGACCCTGTTTGCCGATACGGCGACGGCAAAGGCTTCCAAGCTGCGCCTCGAGGTGAAAAAGCAGGCTGGTGAGGCTTTCCGTCCTACCAACGAAGAGCTGGCAATGAGTGCTGCCAAGCAGCTTCAGTCCAGTGAGTTTGTTGTTTCCGCCCGTGACGATAAGCCAACCAGCTCCAAGCCCAGTGCACCATTTATTACTTCTACCTTGCAGCAGGCGGCCAGTAACCGCCTCGGCTTCAGTGTGAAGAAGACCATGACCCTGGCCCAGCGCTTGTATGAAGCCGGTCATATCACCTATATGCGTACAGATTCCACCAACCTCAGTAAAGAGGCTGTGGAATCTGCACGGGATTATATTGCCGAGAATTACGGCGATAAGTATCTTCCAGAAAGCCCCAATAGCTACAGCAGTAAAGAGGGCGCTCAAGAGGCGCACGAAGCGATTCGCCCGTCCGATGTTCGTATCGCCCCAAATATGTTGTCCGGTGTTGAGCGGGATGCGGAGAGGTTATACAACCTGATTTGGCAGCAGTTCGTGGCCTGCCAGATGACGCCTGCCCAATTTACCTCCTCTTCAATCGTGGTCAGCGCAGGTGACTTTGAGTTGCGTGCGCGGGGTCGAGTAATTCGTTTCGATGGTTTCCTGAAAGTTGCGCCACCGAGCGGCAAAAAAGATGAAGATCTGGTGCTTCCAGATGTGAAGGTAGGCGAAAAGCTATCCCTGCAACAGCTGGATCCCAAGCAGCACTTTACCAAGCCGCCTGCGCGGTTTAGTGAAGCGGCCCTGGTTAAGGAGCTGGAGAAGCGCGGTATCGGCCGTCCCTCCACCTATGCTTCCATTATTTCCACGATCCAGGATCGCGGTTATGTCCGCCTGGAAAACCGTCGTTTTTACGCTGAGAAAATGGGGGATATTGTTACCGACCGTCTCAGCGAAAGTTTCAAGAACCTGATGGACTACGGATTTACCGCAAACCTGGAGGAATCCCTGGATGCGGTTGCCGACGGCGATAAGGGTTGGAAGCAACTGCTCGATGAGTTTTATCAGGACTTTTCCGGGCGCCTGGAAAAAGCCCAGTCTGCCGATGCAGGTATGCGTCGCAATACGCCGACAGATACTGATATCGAGTGCACCAAATGTGGCCGTCATATGCAGATCCGCACTGGCTCCACCGGTGTATTCCTGGGGTGCTCTGGATACGCACTGCCGCCAAAAGAGCGTTGTACCAATACCATGAACCTGGTTTCTGGTGATGAGGCGGTCGATGCGGATAAGGACGAGGAAGCTGAATCCAGGTTGCTGCGGGAGAAGCGCCGCTGCGGCAAGTGCGGCACGGCTATGGATAGCTACCTGCTAGATGAGCAGCGTAAATTGCATATCTGTGGCAATAACCCGGATTGCAATGGCTACGAGATTGAGCAGGGCACTTTTAAAATTAAAGGCTATGACGGCCCCATTATTGAGTGCGATAAGTGTGGCAGTGATATGCAGTTGAAGTCTGGTCGCTTTGGCAAGTACTTCGGCTGTACCAATGAAGACTGTAAAAACACCCGCAAGCTGCTGAAAAATGGGCAGCCGGCGCCACCGAAAATGGATCCGGTTCCCATGCCGGAATTGGCCTGTATCAAAGTTGAGGATCACTATATCCTGCGCGATGGTGCCTCGGGTCTATTCTTGGCTGCCAGCCAGTTCCCGAAAAACCGTGAGACCCGTGCGCCCCTGGTTAAAGAGCTGCTGCCTCACCAGAGTGAGATCGATCCAAAATACAGCTTCCTATTCTCTGCACCGACTCAAGATGACAGTGGGCGGGATACCGTAGTTCGATTTAGCCGCAAAACCCAGGAGCAATATGTTCAATCTGAGGAAGAGGGCAAGGCGACCGGTTGGCGTGCTTTTTATCGCGATGGTGGTTGGAAAGTAGAGGCCTCCACCAAGAGCACTGCTGCCAAGCGCAAGAAACCCGCAGCTAAAAAGACAGCGGCAAAGAAGTAG
- a CDS encoding DUF6586 family protein has protein sequence MSNSYTIHVTSALRKSQLLLQQPWDLPLQRDALEEAALMQLCKAYRAFLAEQAAQLQLGFEPESPQLIIDALGVQGRASAEANELSGLVGDPQSWLSHMLYAWEEQQKISVGADEKQQQVNLIPLHNEVAKPEFAPLSKELLLQWHRSLNELVVRQRAHLDEC, from the coding sequence ATGAGTAACTCTTACACGATTCATGTCACTTCGGCTCTACGCAAGAGCCAGCTGTTGCTGCAACAGCCGTGGGACTTGCCTCTCCAGCGCGATGCGCTGGAAGAGGCAGCGTTGATGCAGTTGTGCAAGGCCTATCGGGCTTTTCTTGCAGAGCAGGCAGCCCAGCTTCAGCTGGGGTTTGAACCGGAGTCTCCGCAGTTGATCATTGATGCGCTGGGCGTTCAGGGTAGGGCTAGTGCAGAGGCCAATGAGCTGTCCGGCCTGGTCGGCGACCCGCAGAGTTGGTTATCCCATATGCTTTACGCCTGGGAAGAGCAGCAGAAAATATCTGTGGGTGCTGATGAAAAACAGCAACAGGTTAATTTAATCCCGCTACACAACGAAGTTGCCAAGCCTGAGTTTGCACCTTTGTCCAAAGAGTTGTTGCTTCAGTGGCATCGCTCGCTGAATGAATTGGTGGTAAGGCAGCGCGCTCACTTGGATGAGTGTTAA
- the lexA gene encoding transcriptional repressor LexA, whose amino-acid sequence MTNLTARQSQVLDLIKSYLDETGYPPTRAEIAQELGFRSPNAAEEHLKALARKGAIEMVAGASRGIRIPDHQSGLPIVGRVAAGNPILASEHIEDYCDLPASFFHPPADYLLRVHGMSMRDAGILDGDLLAVQKTEQVRNGQIVVARIDDEVTVKRFRRKGNQATVQLLPENNDFELIQVDMRDKNFVIEGLAVGVIRQTP is encoded by the coding sequence ATGACCAATCTCACCGCTCGTCAGTCCCAGGTTCTCGACCTGATCAAGTCCTACCTGGATGAAACAGGCTACCCGCCAACGCGGGCAGAAATTGCCCAGGAGCTCGGCTTCCGCTCGCCCAATGCCGCCGAGGAACACCTGAAAGCACTCGCCAGAAAAGGCGCCATTGAGATGGTTGCCGGCGCTTCCCGAGGCATTCGAATTCCGGATCACCAATCCGGCTTGCCGATTGTGGGTAGAGTAGCTGCGGGGAATCCCATACTCGCCAGCGAACATATTGAGGATTACTGCGACTTGCCCGCGAGCTTCTTCCATCCCCCCGCAGATTATTTGTTGAGGGTGCATGGTATGAGTATGCGAGATGCGGGCATTCTCGATGGAGACTTGCTGGCAGTGCAAAAGACCGAGCAAGTGCGCAATGGCCAAATCGTCGTTGCCCGTATCGATGACGAAGTCACAGTGAAACGCTTTCGCCGCAAGGGAAATCAGGCAACCGTTCAGTTGCTACCTGAAAATAATGACTTTGAGTTAATTCAAGTCGATATGAGAGATAAGAACTTTGTGATTGAGGGATTAGCCGTAGGGGTTATTCGCCAAACGCCTTAA